In the genome of Carya illinoinensis cultivar Pawnee chromosome 13, C.illinoinensisPawnee_v1, whole genome shotgun sequence, the window GGGGCTTCCGGGGGGATCCTGGTTATGTGGGATAAGAGGGTGGTGGAGATCATGGAAGAGTACGTGGGAGAACACTCGGTGGGATGTCTCTTTAAAAATATAGATGATGGTTTTTTGTGGGCCTTTGCTGGGGTTTATGGTCCTAATATAGATAGCGAAAGGCGGCTGCTTTGGGAGGAGTTAGCTGGGTTATGCTCATGGTGGGAAGCTCCATGGTGTATCGGAGGGGATTTTAATGTGACAAGATTCTCTAGTGAGAGAGCAGGAGGGGGTCGTCAAAATCAAGCCATGGTGGATTTTTCAGATTTCATCTCCGAGATGGGACTTATGGATATACCGTTAATGGGTGGGGAATTTACTTGGTCCAACAACCAtgtgtggtcaaggttggacAGATTTATTATTTCACCTTCGTGGGAATCACATTATCCCGGCTTAAGTCAGAAAAGATTCCCGAGACTATGTTCGGATCATTTTCCCATAATGCTAGATGGTGGTGGTATACAAAGGGGGAGAAGgccttttaagtttgaaaatatgtggctaaAAGTTGAGGGGTTTGTGGACTTGATTAGGCAATGGTGGAGTTCATACTCCTTCGAAGGTAATCCGAGTAAGGTGTTGGCGGATAAGCTGAAAGCATTGAAGAAGGACTTGAAGATATGGAATGAACAGGTTTTTGGTGATGTAACCGCTCAGAAAAAGAATTTGTTTCAAGAGTTACAAACCTTGGAGGGAGTAGGGGAGGAGAATAACCGTAAAGTTCAAGTCAGTGCTGAATTAGAAAGATTGATTCTAATGGAGGAAATATCGtggaggcaaaagtcaaggGTCTTGTGGCTAAGAGAGGGGGATAAGTGTACACAATTTTTTCACAGGATGGCTAATGCGCATAGGAGATTCAATGCCGTTGAGTCCATGAACATTAATGGTGAAAATTTTTCAGATCAAGAGGTGATAAAGGAACATGTGGTTGGTCATTTTCAACATTTGCTAACGGAACCGCATGAATGGCGGCCGACCCTAGATGGATTAGCTTTTGAGACCATAGATCAAACTAGCAGAGATTGGTTGGAGAGACcgtttgaagaggaagaagtaCACCAagttattaagaaaatgaataaggataaaGCACCAGGACCGGATGGTTTTACTTTGGCTTTTTTCCAATCCtgttgggaggtggtgagagAAGAGGTAATGCTGGTTTTTCAGGAATTCTTTACGcatggaaaatttgaaaaaagcttAAACGCTACTTTTATTGCTTTAGTCCCTAAGAAGGCAGGGGCTATGGAGGTTTCGGACTTCAGACCAATAAGTCTTGTGGGCAGCGTGTACAAGATACTTTCAAAGGTTCTTGCCAATAGGTTGAGTACGGTAATGGAAAAGATCATTTCTAAatctcaaaatgcctttgtgaagGGGAGGCAAATTTTAGATTCGGTTCTTATAGCAAATGAGTGTTTGGACAGCAGAATCAAGTCCGGAATCCCAGGTATTTTGTGTGAacttgatatggagaaggcgtaCGACCATGTGAATTGGGATTTCTTGGTGTATATGTTGGATAGAAGTGGGTTTGTGGCAAGATGGAGGCAGTGGATAAGACACTGTGTATCAACGGTGCGTTTCTCGGTCTTGGTTAACGGGGATCTAGTGGGATTCTTTAATAGCTCGCGGGGGGTTAcggcaaggagatccattatccCCTCTCTTATTTGTTCTGATTATGGAGGCACTAAGTAGAATGGTGTCAGCTGCAGTAAGGGGTGGTTTTTTCTCAGGTTTTAATGTGGGGGGTAATCATGGTTCCATCATTATTTCTCATctcttgtttgcagatgataccttATTATTTTGTGAGGTAGAGGCAGGTCATATAGAATCCCTAAAGGCTATTTTGCTATGCTTTGAAGCCGTGTCCGGGTTGAAGATCAATCTTGCTAAAACGGAGATGGTTGCAGTGGGAGAAGTAAATAATATCAGGGGGCTAGCTAACATCTTGGGTTGTGTGGTCTCTTCCTTGCCTTTGAAATATCTGGGCCTTCCGCTGGGGGCTTCTTTCAAAGCAAAATCTATTTGGGAAGGGGTGCTGGAAAAATTCGAACATAGACTGGCTGGGTGGAAAAAGGtatacttatcaaaagggggACGAATAACCTTGATTAAAAGTACGTTATCTAACCTTCCTACATACTTTTTATCCTTATTCCCACTCCCTGTTAGCATTGCACAGAGATTGGAGAAACTTCAGCGAGATTTCCTATGGGGTGGGATAGTAGAAGAGTTCAagtattatttggtgggatggGATAAGATTTGTACTCCGTTGAGAGATGGTGGGCTGGGGATTAGGGATGTAAGGGCCTTTAATATGGCATTgttgggtaaatggttgtggcggtATAATTGTAAGAGGGAAGCATTATGGAAAGGAGTGATTGACATAAAGTATGGTAGTGAATGTGGGGTTGGTGTTCTAAAGAGGGAAGGGGGACTTATGGTGTGGGGCTTTGGAAATATATAAGGAAGGGGTGGGATTCCTTTTCTTGCAATACCCGGTTATGTTTGGGGGATGGTAgtaggatcagtttttggatggaTATGTGGGTGGGTGATCTGGTTCTAAAAGATGCCTATCCCACAATCTTTGCTATTGCACGGGAAAAAGCAGCTGTGGTGGCTGACTTGAGGGTGATCTTTCAAGACACACAGGAGTGGAATATTAGTCTTACCAGGGATGCAAATGATTGGGAAGTAAATGACTTGCTGGAGTTTATGAATTTACTGTACAGCTTGCCCATTGCTGCCACAACTGAAGATGTGATGGTTTGGAGGCCGAATAGAAAGGGGAAATTCTCAGTACGTTCCTTCTACGAAGTCAATACCATGCAACAAAGGCCTAAGTTTTcgtggaagaatatttggagaAGCAAAGCACCAACTAAGGCTGCATTCTTTGTTTGGACTGCAGCACTAGGGAAGATCTTGACCACTGACAATTTTAGAAGACGTGGCCTTATTATTGTGGACTGGTGCTGTTTGTGTAGAAACAACGGAGAGACAGTGGACCACATACTCCTACACTGTAAGTTCGCAAGTGAGATATGGAACTACTTCTTCAATAGAATGGGAATAGCATGAGTAATGCCAGGTCGGGTGGTGGAGCTTTTAGCAAGCTGGCGAGGAATATCCGGGACTCCGCAAATTGCATCTTTGTGGAGGATGACTccaatttgtattttttggtgtatttggaatgaaagaaatgagagacttTTCGAGGATCATGAACGTTCCTCGGAAGAGTTTCGGAGTTTCTTATGGAAGACTTTATTTCTGTGGGCCATGGCTTTAAACTTTAATGGCCTAAGCTTCCATGTTTTTCTTGCTTCTGTCTCTAGttcctaaataggtgtatgctcatgtatacctccagtgtacctgggctatgcccaTCTTTATCTTAATAAAGCTTtctattacctataaaaaaaaagaactttttttttttgggggcgGGGTAAACCCTACATTGGAATTGCTGGTTGGTTGCTTCAGTTCCACCTTTTTTTAGCACCTTGGGAATTCTTACTTGACACAAAGCAACTTAACTCACTTACTTGTATCATAGTTGTGAATATTTCTGGTAGTGACAAAATAtctattggaattttttttattttttcctaattaatgtgatttatttgtccttattttttaatattctaaccACACTTTTTTTCACACCCTTAAAATATCtcgttttttaaaagttattttgttaGTATATAGGGACTCATGCATGTAATTACTAGTTTGCTTATTCTTCTAGCAAACTTGTCCTCCAAGTCTTAGATTAACAATGTGATACATTTACTCATGATTGCATGTAAAATTGCTTCTGCTCAGGACTTTACAGTCTGAAGGAAATCTCTTTCTATGCTTTCTGTGTCTGTTATATGTGTATGAATTAACCTAGGAGTTTTCTATGTGGGTTTGAACTCAGGCAGGCCATGGTTGGGATGTGAAGAGTGTTGACTGGCACCCTACAAAGTCTCTTTTAGTTTCAGGTGTATACTATAGttcttttgtgtgtgtgtgtgtgtttttttttaattttcttgcaaTTTGTTGTTGCAATACTTATATCTGCTTGATTGTTTGTTGTATAGGGGGGAAAGACAACCTTGTGAAACTTTGGGACGCCAAAACAGGAAGAGAGCTTTGTTCGTTGTTAGTACAATACCCTCATAGTTAAACCTGAAGTCTAGCTTGTTAGTTGAATTCTTTTGAGGACTCATAGGTCTTATTTGCAGCCATGGCCACAAAAACATGGTTCTCTGCGTTAAATGGAACCAAAATGGCAACTGGGTGCTAACTGCTTCGAAGGATCAAATCATCAAGGTGAGTGATATGTTTCTCCTTTAAAATTGTTAATTAAGTTGGTAGGGCCTATTTTTTCAGTGTAGctatctttctttccttcttacTTTTCCTTTCTATATGCGTCTCTCTCTGGATGatcatgattttcttctatCTTGCATTTCAGCTGTATGACATTAGGGCTATGAAGGAGCTTGAGTCTTTCCGTGGACATCGGAAAGATGTGACCAGTCAGTGACAGCCCTTTCCTAATGCTAACCATTCTGCTTTAAGTTTGAGTTTTTATTTGTGTGGTACTAAATTTAGGTTTATGATACTTTTGTATTAGCCGTAGTGCTAGTGATGCACCATGGTGGATTGTCACTAGCGCAACTAGCTAAAGCTATCTAGTGGGATTTGTAAGGGAATGAAACTTATGCTGCATTATTGTTTTCAATTGATAGCTTTGGCTTGGCATCCATTCCATGAGGAGTACTTTGTCAGTGGGAGTTTCGACGGGTCCATTTTCCATTGGCTTGTGGGGTAAATCCTTTTGATACAGAGCCTTTTTTTTCTGGTTGCATTAATTCATTATTCCTCTAATATTCTTCTAGTAtgtactgataaaaaaatattcttccaaGTATGCAGTGTATTGAACATATTTTACAGATTAAAAAAATCCATTCATTAACCTAAATTAgatttttgataggtaatcaagaactTCTATTCATAAGAGAAAagggcatagcccaagtacacaggaagtatacatgatAAGTACCTAAATAGGGTTTACAACCGAAAGTAGAAAATTATGGACATTTAgtccattaaaatcaatgaaCCCCGCCCATAAgaacaaagttttaaaaaatactacttTATGCTCATCCGTTGTCCTCTCGCAATCCTCAAAGCTTCTATATTAACCTAGATTAGATTTAAGTTGTAGTCTTATATTTAGAGGTGGATATAGATGAATTTAGAGAGGAGTTTGCACCCCTCTCTGCTTAATTGAGTCTTTTTCTGAGGTTTGTGGTCTTAAAGTAAGATTGTTGAAATGTAGAGGTCTCATAAGATTCAAATGATTCTATCTATCCAATGAAAGAGAATTAAATGAGGTATATTTGACAGTTGCCCACAATGGGCctcctgctttttttttttgttttttgttttttttttgggggggggggggggggggggggggtggggcgGGGTGTGGAGACATAGAGTTTACGATTACTTATATGTAATAGTTAACacaagtttgaaaatataaagatgttttgaaacCCATTAATTACTTGGTGTtatcttttttttgataggttatTACTTGGTGTTATCTTGACACAAGAATAGaagaacttgtaaaatctaGTTCAATTAAGGTTACACTAGTAATCATATCTGATACAAGAGTACTCTGGTTGTTGAAGTTGCATGTTGAAAGGATGTTGgccttacttatcaaaaagaaagaaaggatgtTGGGCTTGGCTCTCTTATTTTGACACCTTTCTGTGCGAACGAGTGGTTTCACACaataattttctatatttatgtcCATTTCTGATTTGCAGGCATGAAACTCCCCAGGTAGAAATTTCCAATGCACATGATAATTCTGTATGGGACCTTGCATGGCATCCTATTGGATATCTTCTTTGCAGGTGAACTCAGTTCTTGTTTATAGTCATCTTGTTTTAGGCAGTGAATTATCTTCTTGAATATTTTTGTTTCCTATTTTTCAAAGCTTTTGACTGTATATAGAATGTATGAGGTTAAGCTTAATTTATAACAGAATGCTATGATACATGTGAATATATAGTACAccatctaattattttattcagtcTATGGaggataaataaaattagagaacCCTTCAATATTTCCGAAAACAAAATTATGGTTAACCAAGGAAAATAGTTTGTAGTAAAACAGCTTGACCAGAACAGTCCCTGCTCGAGAATGCATATGATGTGCACATAGCTTTTCTATTGTTTTAAAACCATCCCAGTAGGCTTTATGCATACCTCAATAACTGTGAGCTGCAATGTTGCATCTATAAATACAATTTTTTGTACTGTAGTGGACCAAAGATTTTAGGGCTTGACCAAACTGCTCTGTTACTTTCTCCTTAAAATGTCATTTTAAATGAACCAACTGTCAAAAGAATTCACTtgaatagaaaattagaaaatgcCTTGTTGGCTAGGGCCTGTGCTCTGCTATTTTTCTGGCCATGAGTTTTCAGGATATAGTGATAGAACAATGGGGGAgctgaaagtttttttcttcaaaacattGTTTTCTTGTGTGGTGGCCATTGTATGTAATGgactaaatgtccatgactttcttatttcggttgtaaactctagttaggTATTTTTCAAGTATACgccctgtgtacttgggatttgccaattattttgaataaaactacttgattaccgaccaaaaaaaaaaaaaaggatatagTGATTTCCAGTGAtgctttaaattaagaaaaaaagttgTAGAACTAGCAGGTTCTCAATGTCAATGATTCTAGCACACATATTAGGCAAGTTTTGGTAGAAGTTAAATGAAGAGGAGCTTTATTGAATGCCTCATGTTGTATTTCTATCAGTAGAAAACATAAGAAGGACGTTTTTGATCTGTTCTTTAATATCATCACTGATGCATATATGATTAGTTGCAGGTGTTTATTAAGCTATGGCGTCCCAATCAATTTCTAAACTTGTATGGTTTCTTCTGCAGTGGTAGCAATGATCACACGACGAAGTTCTGGTGCAGAAATAGGCCGGGTGACACTGCTCGTGATAAATTTAGCATGGGTCAGACCCAAGGTtgtatcccccccccccccccccaaaaaaaaaaaaaaaaagagccaaaaaaagaaaaagccacCTCACTCCTGATGTGAGGTGAAACTGCCCAACTTTCATTGGGGTCATAAAATTCCAGCAGTCAGATTTAGTATATCGAGCGTAGTAAATTTGGTGTTTCAATTTTCTAGGATGTATGCTATACTATCCAATGAACTGGCATAAGTTTTCTGAAAGTTCACGATCGAGGTTGAAATAATCAAACTTGAAGAGAGTATCTTTCATCATCTAAAGTATTTTCATCTATATCAGGTTATGGCGAGCAAAACCCGGTTTTTGGTGGTCGCATGGCTGGTAATTTCCCAGTACCAGAAGGGCCAACAACTCCAGGACCATTTCCTCCTGGGTTGACTCGAAATGAAGGAACCATTCCTGGTGTTGGGATTGCAATGCCACTATCTATACCAGCTCTTGATGCAGCTCAGGGAGACCAAAAGCAGCCCCTTCCTGTTTCTATGTCTTTAGGGCCTCCTCCTCTCCCTCCTGGTCCACATCCCTCCCTTCTTGCTGGCAACCAGCAGCAAGCATATCAACAAAACATGCAGCAGATCCCGCAACAACACCACCACCATCAACACCAGTCACTCCCACAGCAAATGTCCCCATTGCCTATGCCAAACATGGCACAGCTTCAGCCTCCATCTCATTTACCTTTGCTTTCGCATCCCCATTTATCTCGCCCTCCACCCCAAATGCCCCCACTTGGTATGCCTTCATCAATCCCATCTTCAATGCCAGGATCGATGTCTATGCCTTCATCAGGGCCTGCCTCACATCAATTGCCAATGCCTGGTCCAGGGGTATGATTTTGTGAACAGCTTTACTTTTTGTTTAATCTTTTGAAACTAGGCTTCCAATGTAGCCTGACCTTTCTAGAGAAGTGTTTATTATATTCAGGGAGAGGGGAGGGAGGggacaaaacagaagaaaaccaGTTTGTTTGTTGCTGTGAATGTGTTGCTTAATAATTACTGGACTCCTGTCCCCTCCAGTCCTAATGCAAACCATGAAGGACCCAAGCTGGGCGACCTTTAGAAATTctatttttgcattttgtttcgCTCCCCTGCTGAAGATATGCATGTGCCATAATGAACAGGATGGTTTGTTCCCTTTGCAAAGTAATGGTATTCTAGCAattctgttttatttattttctttttcgctAAAAGGTGTATCCCctgaaaatttcaaatttgtgaATGGAGGACTTTAAGTTTGCTATGGTCATTTCTATATAAGAATAGAAGATATGAGGCTTATCTACGGTGGATTATTTTCTGTTGATGGGTGGTGATACCATGGGGTATGGCATTGAATTCTTACATGTTTGTTATGCGTGacccaaaaaaattatttttacaaattgatgtggCCTGTAGCCCTTGGAAGAAGCTGTACTTTCATTGGACTGCAATAACTAATCGACATGAATGTTCCAAAACTTATAGGGCCATGAATTATCTGCATGAACAGCAGCTTCAGGAGTGTTTCCAAGTTTGTGTATTctcttgtttgattttttttttttttttggtacctAAAACCTTGTTTTCTTACTCTAGGGGATGCAAGGTACAATGAATCAGATTCCTCCATTGCCTCAAGGCCATTTTATGGGCATGAGCCCCATGCACTCAAAATCTTTGCCTGCTAGCGGAGCACCTCCACCAGCTGGGAATTTTCAGAATGGATTGCCAAATATGCAGGCCCCATCAAATGCAAGTGGGCCCCAGATGTATCCTCAGGGCGGGATGTTTAACCGGCCACAAGCCGGACAAATGCCAATGATGCCGGGGTATAATCCCTATCAGGTAGGATAGAGGTTTTTTGCTTTTGTGAACTGCTTACTAATCAATCCAATTACCACCTGGGAATCTGATTCCACGTTTTCCACAATGACAATGCAACCTGATACAAAGTTTTGATCCATCTAGCACAGCCATCTACTCCACCATAGTGTTAGAACCCCAACTGTAATGCGAAGAAAAACCTGCCATAAAGCACCCCTCTGCATTTCTAACAAGGACCCGGATTCCCCAATGAGCTTCCCTCAATATTCAATTTAATCCATCTTGGTAATGATCTAATCCACTTGAGAATGCGAAGTTCTTGTTGCCTACATGGATCAACAGAGCCGCCCAGCTGCTATTAAGAAGCTTATCTGCACAAACCTTACTAACCTTTGTCACCCGAGACATGACTTCCACCTGCATCGCTTTATCTTCCAAATTAGGCTAGCCTTCTCCCAAAGTTGCGCCTCTATCCTTGCATGGCAACGCCTTAACCAAAGGCAGCAACTCATGATTGATGGAAGAAAACCAAACAGAAGATTCTCCTGTATTTTGCATCTGCAAACTAATTCTTCAAAAACATGATTGCCTCACcagagcccttaggactcacccaCAGAATCTAAACCCCTGGGGATATTAGCATAGCAACTGACCTCCGtggcctcccacttaaatcgcAGTTTGATCCTAAGGGGAATCGAACATGTGACATAGGGCTCATGCACACAAGGTCGCCCTCACCACTTGGGCCCACCTGTGGGTGATTGCCTCACCAGAAATCTTATACCCAGCACATCCGAAAATAACTCCAAATCTGTAAGGGCAGCTCACTATTCACTCCAAACATGATACTAAGATTCCTCAGCATAGCATAGACAACAGTCACATTTGGAAGCTAGAAAATGTTTGAAATTTCTTGAGATTTACATCAAAAGGCAGGCTGTTGTTACCACCCCTCGTGAAGACAGAGATTTTATTAGGAACATATTTATGCCATATCCATTTTGCGTTTGTGCTTGTGTAGTGGTTTCAAATCATAGATTAGTCTACCGGAAGCTAAAATGTTGCAGTCCCTTTTGCAGTCTGGGAATCAATCTGGTATGCCTGCACATCCACCACAAGGTCCACCGCCACATGGACAAACACCTCAGTAGGCCATTCTTATGTCAAACCATGGCATTGCAGGGGCTGCCATCTATGCCAGAAGGGAAA includes:
- the LOC122292020 gene encoding flowering time control protein FY-like, coding for MMYGGDPHQQQQQQQQYNQQQHQGGDFHRGPPPPPLHMMRQPSASSSTLTPDYHHPSAPNPPPPYDAHGDSFAAKRMRKLTQRRAVDYTSTVVRYMQIRMWQRDSRDRTSLQPTPAAAIDMLPTIAYSDNPSTSFTGKFVHTSLNKNRCSINRVLWTPTGRRLITGSQSGEFTLWNGQSFNFEMILQAHDQAIRSMVWSHNDNWMVSGDDGGSIKYWQNNMNNVKANKSAHKESVRDLSFCRTDLKFCSCSDDTTVKVWDFARCQEERSLSGHGWDVKSVDWHPTKSLLVSGGKDNLVKLWDAKTGRELCSFHGHKNMVLCVKWNQNGNWVLTASKDQIIKLYDIRAMKELESFRGHRKDVTTLAWHPFHEEYFVSGSFDGSIFHWLVGHETPQVEISNAHDNSVWDLAWHPIGYLLCSGSNDHTTKFWCRNRPGDTARDKFSMGQTQGYGEQNPVFGGRMAGNFPVPEGPTTPGPFPPGLTRNEGTIPGVGIAMPLSIPALDAAQGDQKQPLPVSMSLGPPPLPPGPHPSLLAGNQQQAYQQNMQQIPQQHHHHQHQSLPQQMSPLPMPNMAQLQPPSHLPLLSHPHLSRPPPQMPPLGMPSSIPSSMPGSMSMPSSGPASHQLPMPGPGGMQGTMNQIPPLPQGHFMGMSPMHSKSLPASGAPPPAGNFQNGLPNMQAPSNASGPQMYPQGGMFNRPQAGQMPMMPGYNPYQSGNQSGMPAHPPQGPPPHGQTPQ